The sequence GCGCGCTGCTTTGCTGCCCTGATCCAGGTCCAGGTAAACGACTTTTCCAGCGTCGCGGAATCGAGCTGGAGCGGCTTGTCGAGGTAATCGCCGACCAGGAAAACAGGCATCACTCGCTCCCGGACAAAGATGACCAGAAGGCTGTAACAGAATGTCCGGGAAAGCGCAGCAGGCATTTGTTCCGCAATCTTCCAAAAGCGGCTGTTTGCCGCCACGCTCTGCAGGACCCTGCAGGTGATCGAGCCATCCAGCAACACGTTTTTATCCGGTATGAACACGATTTTATCCCCTGTCGCCGAGCCTAAAACGCCACCAGGGCCGCGCCGAAGCTCCAGCGCCTTGCATTGAAACTAAGTCCGGAACCGACTTTGAGCAGGTTTCCGTTATAAAACATATCGTCGCCGGCCTGCAAAACCAGCAAGCTGACCTGACAGCGGATATCCCGGCTGGCAGGATGATCGGCGAGCAGGGCCTGACGGCCGTCCGGGCTGGGATAAAGAATTTTGGCAGGCTGGTTGGACATTATCCGTTCTATTTTCCAGGAGGGCGGTCTCTCGAGAGAATATTCCTGCTCACCCGGCCTGACCCAGGCCACCAGCTCCTGGGGCACGTTCCTGAATTCAACCTGGACGGATTGCCAGACAAGCTGTCCGGCTGGCCGCAGTTCACCGGCGTAATGAACAACTCCATTCAGCGGCTGGCCCAGCAGGGCAAAATTCAGGCTGCGCCCGAAATCGATCTGCTGATTAAAAAAGCGCGGAACACCGCCGGACACCGTGCAGTTAAGTTCCAGGTCCAGAATCACACGCCTGAATTCTCTGCCGAACCCCGGCTGACTGCGATATGACAGAGCCGCGGGAGTTCCCAGGGGATCTATATCAAGAACACGATGGATTTCACCGGCTTGTACGCTGCCCTTAGAGTCGGAGACTTTTAATCCGGCCCTGAGCAGTGGAACAAGCCTGGCCGGCATCGCCTCTATCATTACGCGGACGACAGCTCTCAACTCCGGCTGGGATTTGCTGAGAATTCCACCGGTCAGGCGGGTGCCCCCGACATCGAATCTCAGCAGGCGATCCGGCTCCAGCCGGGAGCGTCCGAAATACAGGCCGCCCTCGGCAAGGCGGCAGCTGAGCCTGATACGGGCGACTTCGAACGCATGCAGCACGTCGCCGCCGGGATCGACCGAACCGCGGCTGAACCAGGGGTTGTCGGCCTCGCCGTATGAGACCTTGACAACTGCGCGAGGCAGTTCCTCATCTCCGGAGAGTATCGATTGAACGTCCAGCAGGCTCACCTGGTCCGGCTCCTTCAGGTAGAACAACATATCAAGTTCAACAGAAGTTTCGGCAGCGGGCATGATCCGGTATTCCTGCCCCAGGTGCTCCACGGTGATAGCGGAACCGCTGTTTTCAAGAAATTCAGCCAGCCGGTCGTAATCGGCGGACACAGTCAGTTCGGCTGAGGCAATTACCTGTGTCCGCCGGGATTCAGGCACCGCGGACAGACGTTCCGCCGGAACCTGAGGATCCACTGACCTGACAGTAAATGCAAGACCGGACATACTGAACAGGCTGTCACCCGGCTCCAGCCCGGCGCCTTCATTCCCCTGACTCAGCACCAGGGAAGTAAATTCAAGGGACCAGAAGCATTGGCCGCCGTAGGACGGCTTAAACCTTTGTTTTGGCGCTGAGCTGACCACCGAGCTGACCACGAAATCCCCCTTGGCCAGCGGGAGAGTATAGGTCGACTGGCGTCTGAAAACATCCATGGTAACGGCTTCGAGTACTGTTTCATAAGTGCCGGCCTGGAGATCGGCCGGAACGTTGAACAGGACACTGTCACGAACGTTGAATGGGATTTTGCCGTCGAGTAAAACAGTTTTTCCCTTGAACGACTTCGGGATCAGGTGCAGCCGGGCACTGAGCAGATAGCGCTTGTTATCCAGCTTGACTGTGACTTTTGCGGGTGCGCCGCTGCTTATTTTTGCGGGTCTGATTCCCAGCGCCTGCAACCGGGGCTGGCTGATTGCCACCCAGGAAGAAATGCCGACGTAAAGCGCGGCCAGTACTCCCAGGATAACAGCCAGGTCAAGCAGGTTGATCAGGCCGAACAGGCGTCCCTTCTCGTCGATCAGTTTCACGGTGCGGCTCTCCGACAAGGTTAAAGCTTGAAGGCTATTCCGGCACGATTTATCCAGTGCTATCCGGCAGCTTCCCGGATAATCCGGAGCAATCGTGGCTGGACAGCCTGGAGGCTGAAATTCTCCTCGATCACACTGCGTCCGGCGGTTCCCACCGCGCTGCGCAGCTCCGGATCACCGGCGAGGCGGATAATAGTTTCAGTCCATTCGTTTTCGTCACCGGGCAGAAAACCTGTTTTCCCGTGGGTTATCAGATCAAGATTCATGCCCACAGGGCTGCATACCGCCGGAACGCCGGCGGCCATGTATTCGATAGCCTTGAACGCGCACTTGCCTCGGGTCCACTGGTTGTCCGGCATCGGCATGATCCCGATATCGAAACGCTGAAGTTCCGAAACCTCGGTATCCATACTCCAGGCAACACATTCCACGCCGGCGGGCCACGGTTCGGGCAGGCTCCCCCCCACGATTCGAAGCCGCGCTTCGGGGATACGTTCGATCACCCGCTGCCAGATGTCGATGAACGGCGCCAGAAAATCGATCGTGGTCGCACTGCCGATCCAGCCGACAACCACCGCCTCCTGAGCGCTTCGGCTGCGCGCCGGACGGAAGACCTCTGTATTAACCACTGTCGGGACAATTTCCACACGTCCCGCCCCGGAGCGCCTGGCGAAGTCGGCCAGGTAGCTGTTGCCCGCGATTGTCAGGCTGCTCATCCGCACAACCGCGGCGGTCTTGCCCGGGCATTTCAGCCGGGCGAACAGACGGTTCGAGCGCGCGGCGTTGGGCAGAAAAACCGCATCATCGAAATCGTAGATATACGGTTTGCCCAGCAGGCGAAGGCAGCGTTCGAACCAGGCCGGACCCACCGGGAAGCTCTCGCGGTGGATGAATACCATATCGTAGGCCAATGCACGCCACAAATCAAGCAGTCGGTTGACAGCGCAGCCGAGTCCGAGCAGTAATTTGCGGAAAACTTTTCCCTCACGGTAGAGAATTCGCCACAAGGCCTGGCTGTAAAACGGCCGGACCCTGGCGCCGATACCCTCCTTCTCAAGTCCGGGCAGGAATTGAAGTACCCTGAACCTGTTACTGGCCCCCTGGGGCGGGTAGGGGACGATAAACAGGATATTTTTCATCGCCTCTTCCCGTCGGTCAGCCGTTCGTAAAGACCTAAATATTGTTCCACCGCTCCGGCCAGGGAGAAACTTTCCTCCGCGACAGTCCGGCAGCGCGAGGCCGTGTCGGGGTCTTTCAGCAGTTCCGTAAGCGTCACCGCCGCCGTGCGGTAGGTTTCTTCATCCAGTGAATCGAGCACTACTCCGGTACGGGGGCCGCGGACATGGCGGTCATGGTCGCCGACCCCTGAGTTGATCACCACCGGGACGCCGCAGGCCAGGCTTTCGGCGAACTTGGTGGCGCATGAGGCCTGTTTGCTGAATGTCGGCCTGATAAAAAAGATGGAGCAGTCGGCCGCGGCCAGTTTCTCCGGCACACGCTCGTGGGGCACGGTTTCCACGCTGACAGCCGCCAGCGTATCGGGGCCGATCCCCGCGGCTTCCGCCGAACGCTCCACCATTCCGGGATCGGAACCGGTCAGGATCCGGAATGTGCTGCCGGGCGCCTGCTTCCTGAGCACGGAGAAGAACGCGAGCATCTGCTCCAGCATGTACCAGCTTCCCAGGCTGCCCAGATAAATCAGCCTTACGTTGTCAACTCCGGATCTTTGCCTCTCCACGGGGAGGAAGCGATCGAGATCGGCGCAGGTGGGGATCACCGCCACGGGCGGAGAGTCCCCGCGCGCGGCCGGCAGCATATCGCGCTCCAGGATATCCGCCCCCCGGCGCGTCAGCGAGACTATCCCGTCGGCGCCGGCGAGCAGCCTGCGCTCGATTGCCTTGAAACTGCGGTAAAGAAGGCCGTCTTTTTTCCAGCCGCCGCCTTCCACCCGCTCATCGGGCCAGAATCCGCGCATGTCGAACAGAAATTTCGCGCCTGTCCTGCGGCAGGCCGCCAGCGCGATTATCCCGGCGATATAGCTGCGGGCGTGGACCAGGTCCACGCTCTCGCGTTTCGCCAGTGAGCGGGCCAGTGAAATCCCCCGCAGGATATCCCAGGCGGTGGC comes from Candidatus Glassbacteria bacterium and encodes:
- a CDS encoding glycosyltransferase family 4 protein codes for the protein MKNILFIVPYPPQGASNRFRVLQFLPGLEKEGIGARVRPFYSQALWRILYREGKVFRKLLLGLGCAVNRLLDLWRALAYDMVFIHRESFPVGPAWFERCLRLLGKPYIYDFDDAVFLPNAARSNRLFARLKCPGKTAAVVRMSSLTIAGNSYLADFARRSGAGRVEIVPTVVNTEVFRPARSRSAQEAVVVGWIGSATTIDFLAPFIDIWQRVIERIPEARLRIVGGSLPEPWPAGVECVAWSMDTEVSELQRFDIGIMPMPDNQWTRGKCAFKAIEYMAAGVPAVCSPVGMNLDLITHGKTGFLPGDENEWTETIIRLAGDPELRSAVGTAGRSVIEENFSLQAVQPRLLRIIREAAG
- a CDS encoding glycosyltransferase family 4 protein translates to MTTRVMYISYDGLLDPLGQSQVLPYIRELARRGVNIRAISFEKPELAAPRAIEKTKAELAAAGVRWHPLPYHRRPTLPATAWDILRGISLARSLAKRESVDLVHARSYIAGIIALAACRRTGAKFLFDMRGFWPDERVEGGGWKKDGLLYRSFKAIERRLLAGADGIVSLTRRGADILERDMLPAARGDSPPVAVIPTCADLDRFLPVERQRSGVDNVRLIYLGSLGSWYMLEQMLAFFSVLRKQAPGSTFRILTGSDPGMVERSAEAAGIGPDTLAAVSVETVPHERVPEKLAAADCSIFFIRPTFSKQASCATKFAESLACGVPVVINSGVGDHDRHVRGPRTGVVLDSLDEETYRTAAVTLTELLKDPDTASRCRTVAEESFSLAGAVEQYLGLYERLTDGKRR
- a CDS encoding DUF4330 domain-containing protein gives rise to the protein MKLIDEKGRLFGLINLLDLAVILGVLAALYVGISSWVAISQPRLQALGIRPAKISSGAPAKVTVKLDNKRYLLSARLHLIPKSFKGKTVLLDGKIPFNVRDSVLFNVPADLQAGTYETVLEAVTMDVFRRQSTYTLPLAKGDFVVSSVVSSAPKQRFKPSYGGQCFWSLEFTSLVLSQGNEGAGLEPGDSLFSMSGLAFTVRSVDPQVPAERLSAVPESRRTQVIASAELTVSADYDRLAEFLENSGSAITVEHLGQEYRIMPAAETSVELDMLFYLKEPDQVSLLDVQSILSGDEELPRAVVKVSYGEADNPWFSRGSVDPGGDVLHAFEVARIRLSCRLAEGGLYFGRSRLEPDRLLRFDVGGTRLTGGILSKSQPELRAVVRVMIEAMPARLVPLLRAGLKVSDSKGSVQAGEIHRVLDIDPLGTPAALSYRSQPGFGREFRRVILDLELNCTVSGGVPRFFNQQIDFGRSLNFALLGQPLNGVVHYAGELRPAGQLVWQSVQVEFRNVPQELVAWVRPGEQEYSLERPPSWKIERIMSNQPAKILYPSPDGRQALLADHPASRDIRCQVSLLVLQAGDDMFYNGNLLKVGSGLSFNARRWSFGAALVAF